The Astyanax mexicanus isolate ESR-SI-001 chromosome 14, AstMex3_surface, whole genome shotgun sequence genome window below encodes:
- the col10a1a gene encoding collagen, type X, alpha 1a, whose amino-acid sequence MDLRVASILFLLVALVAAHGERYVVKKLVKAPQYQPYSVKSHVVSVAGEPGAPGEPGPEGPPGPPGPQGETGEGIPGPQGPPGPPGPAGYSAPGKPGTPGGPGKPGATGYPGAKGDPGAPGPQGARGAPGPSGSPGPAGISAAGKPGAAGLPGAMGPRGEQGLKGHPGLPGIPGQKGERGVGFQGPQGETGATGPAGPAGAPGQPGVGKPGKPGYPGEPGKSGAPGQDGTPGAVGPQGPKGQTGAPGIGVSGKPGENGAPGIPGPTGPKGPQGATGAPGAPGVPGYGKPGANGLKGDTGPAGSPGTTGQKGEPGARGATGYTGATGSQGPAGPQGPRGFPGERGAQGDKGDTGSAGPQGIKGHKGEQGPQGIEGKQGYPGAQGPQGPRGATGATGSKGDTGATGAQGAPGIPGPAGHKGLTGHTGPAGETGPAGAPGARGPTGPSGPAGATGAKGHPGLPGPPGPAGLAAKGIPGPQGPPGLPGSDGAPGVNGPPGPPGPPGPPGEVVFEKSGVPAEIVMPYVKTPMSAFTVATVTPYPPSGSPIKFEQVVYNAEHHYDPETGLFTCQVPGIYYFSYSMHVNGANALVALYKNSDPIMFTYDEYNKGFLDQMSGSAVLQLNEQDTVYVQIPDDEANGVFAADNVHCSFSGFLIAST is encoded by the coding sequence TTGTTTCAGTAGCAGGAGAGCCAGGTGCTCCAGGTGAGCCCGGCCCCGAAGGACCCCCTGGACCTCCCGGACCCCAAGGAGAGACTGGTGAAGGAATCCCTGGACCTCAGGGACCACCCGGACCTCCCGGACCTGCTGGCTATTCTGCACCTGGTAAACCAGGCACTCCAGGTGGACCCGGCAAACCAGGCGCAACAGGTTATCCTGGAGCTAAAGGAGACCCTGGTGCACCTGGTCCTCAGGGAGCAAGGGGCGCACCTGGACCTTCCGGCAGCCCCGGGCCTGCTGGCATTTCTGCAGCTGGCAAACCTGGAGCAGCTGGGTTGCCTGGAGCAATGGGACCAAGAGGAGAGCAAGGTCTTAAGGGACACCCAGGTCTGCCTGGAATCCCTGGGCAGAAAGGAGAGAGGGGTGTTGGCTTTCAGGGACCTCAGGGTGAGACCGGCGCAACTGGACCTGCTGGACCTGCAGGGGCACCTGGCCAGCCTGGAGTTGGTAAACCAGGTAAACCTGGATACCCAGGTGAGCCAGGTAAGTCAGGTGCACCTGGTCAGGATGGTACACCAGGTGCTGTAGGACCACAAGGACCAAAAGGTCAGACTGGAGCACCCGGAATTGGAGTTTCAGGCAAGCCAGGTGAAAACGGTGCTCCAGGTATTCCTGGTCCTACCGGCCCCAAAGGTCCCCAGGGAGCAACTGGAGCACCTGGTGCTCCCGGTGTCCCAGGTTATGGCAAGCCAGGTGCAAATGGTCTGAAGGGTGATACAGGACCAGCAGGTAGCCCCGGTACAACAGGTCAGAAAGGTGAGCCAGGTGCTAGGGGAGCCACCGGATATACAGGTGCCACTGGTTCTCAGGGTCCAGCTGGTCCTCAGGGTCCTAGAGGTTTCCCAGGTGAGAGGGGAGCTCAGGGTGATAAGGGAGACACAGGTTCAGCTGGGCCTCAGGGCATTAAGGGACACAAGGGAGAGCAGGGTCCACAAGGTATTGAGGGAAAACAGGGTTACCCAGGTGCACAAGGCCCACAAGGCCCAAGGGGAGCTACTGGTGCCACAGGAAGCAAGGGAGATACTGGTGCCACTGGTGCTCAGGGGGCTCCAGGTATTCCTGGACCTGCTGGACACAAGGGTCTTACAGGACACACTGGCCCAGCTGGTGAGACAGGACCTGCAGGTGCTCCAGGTGCAAGAGGTCCTACTGGACCTTCTGGCCCAGCTGGTGCCACAGGTGCTAAAGGTCATCCTGGTCTTCCTGGGCCTCCTGGCCCCGCAGGTCTTGCTGCTAAAGGAATTCCCGGACCTCAGGGTCCACCTGGACTTCCTGGGTCTGATGGTGCTCCCGGTGTAAATGGACCACCTGGTCCTCCTGGCCCACCTGGTCCCCCTGGCGAGGTTGTCTTTGAGAAATCTGGTGTCCCCGCTGAAATTGTAATGCCTTACGTCAAGACCCCAATGTCTGCATTTACCGTCGCAACTGTGACCCCATATCCTCCATCTGGTAGCCCCATTAAGTTCGAACAGGTGGTTTACAATGCTGAGCACCACTATGACCCCGAGACAGGTCTCTTTACCTGCCAGGTTCCAGGAATCTATTACTTCTCCTACAGCATGCATGTGAACGGAGCCAATGCTTTGGTGGCACTGTACAAGAACAGTGACCCCATCATGTTCACCTATGATGAGTACAACAAGGGATTCCTGGACCAGATGTCTGGCAGTGCTGTCCTTCAGCTTAACGAGCAGGACACAGTTTACGTTCAGATCCCCGATGATGAGGCTAATGGTGTCTTTGCTGCCGACAACGTCCACTGCTCCTTCAGTGGCTTCCTGATCGCCTCAACGTGA